The sequence gaatgtattgcctagaatgttgtttttattccagacactccagatcttggacaagatggactgtttcaagaggtggcaaaaagacatatcaaaatttgtctggcagggcaaaaagcccagaataaactttaagatattaactgatgcaaaagacagagggggtttgccctgccggacctgagactttattatgaatcggcagcgttttgctggttgaaacaatggctgcttcttgagaacacagacattttggatctggaagggtatgacaatagatttggttggcatgcatatatatggtatgacaaggtaaaactgcataaaggctttaaaaaccatattgttaggaaagcattgtacaatgtatggataagatataaggatctactggaaagtaaaactcccaggtggctatcaccaatggaggctaaagagataaaaaaacttaatatggagtccaaatggccaaaatattgtgaaattttagaacaagatggtgaaagagttaagttacagagttatgacaaattaaagtctaaagtacgagattggttgcattaccttcagataaatgaggtatttaaacaggacaggaaaataggttttcagatggagaggtcgaaattagaaacagaattgttagaacccaatactaagaacttgtcaagaatgtataatttgctgctgaaatggaatacacaagatgaaacagtaaaatcagctatgatcaaatgggcacaagacataggtcatgacattatgcttgatgactgggaaaggttatggaacacaggtgttaagtttacggcttgtaatgctttgagagaaaacataatgaaaatgatctataggtggtacatgaccccagtcaaacttgcaaaaaatttatcacctgcccaataataagtgttggaaatgtaatgagactgaaggtaccttctatcacctttggtggacctgcccgaggattaaagcctactgggaaatgatctataatgaaattaaaaaggtccttaaatggacattttctaaaaaaacagaggcttttctcctgggcatggtgggccaattggtgccaaggaaggacagaacttttttcatgtatgctactacagcggcaagaattcttctggcaaagtattggaagacgcagcagctacccactctggaagaatggcaagcgaaggtgattgactatatgggaatggcagagatgaccggcagaattcgggaCCAGGGGagcgagacagtggaagaagattggaagaaatttaaaatatatcttaaaaactgttgtaaaattgaggagtgttgagATGTtacggtgttaagaaacagagaattgcagctgtaaatcataagtctAAGGAAATTATAACGAAAATGAGTCAATTAATGAAATAGAGGGTTGCTGAGAAAgggtaaaaataaggatgcagaaaaagggaggtatggggaagtccgggaagtaaggtgaaggaaaataagtttaagaaattatatatgtttatttgtttgtatgttttgttttgttttattgttcgtttttattacatgtttggaaaattaataaaaattattaaaaaaaaaaaaaagagaatactatccaaccatctcgtcctctgtcgtccccttctcctcgtgcccttcatctttcccaacatcagggcctttccagggactcttctcttctcatgaggtggccaaagtattggagcctcagcttcaggatctgtccttccagtgagcactcagggctggtttccttcagaatggagaggtttgatcttcttgcagtccatgcgactctcaagggtctcctccagcaccataattcaaaagcatcaattattcagcaatcagccttctttatggtccagctctcacttccatacctcactactgggaaaaccatagctttaggcTAGCCTAAAAGGAAAGGTGATTGTTTTGGTTTCCCCATTCCTGGACTACAGCGTCCTTTTTGAGATGGAGTGAGACTATCTTGTAGGTGGAGCTTCCTTCAGCTGCTCAGAGACAACCCAAATTTCTAGACCGAAGTCTGCGATTAAACGTCTCTGCTAGTCATCACTGGGTGagggtgtgagagagaggaaTATCTTGATACCTCTGCACAaatttaagagtctcattctgcACAAAACATGTTAACAACCCCAGTTTGGGTTGCACAGGGAGGACTACTGAACTCCTGTTTCTAAGAGAGCTTTGTTGTGTTCATATAGACAGAACCAGActgttggtgccaaggaaggaagcCGATATAATACAGTCACATTAAAGCCACATTCGACACTTGCAAAGAGCTCAGAGATGTGGATCATCTGGTGTGTGGCTCTGTGCTTCTTAAAATTCAGTAAGTCctttgtcagaatctccttctcTGCTCTACAGGTGGCTTTTAATATTCTAATCCGAGACCCTGGtttaaatttcctctttcctctttctctttcaggATTCTCAAATGCTGAGATCACCCAGCCATGGAGCCTGGTGCTGCAGGAAGACAAAACTGCACGGATCGAGTGCGAACAAAAATATCAGCACAACGCCATGTTCTGGTACCGCCAGGGTGCCAAGCCAGGTCTACAGCTCCTCTTTCACTACTATTATACCCTGAAACAGCCTGCAGGCAATGTTTCTGACCGGTTCACAGCTGATATGCCCAGCACAGATCGCTTGATCCTGAATATTTCCCCTGCAAAGCCAGAAGATTCAGCTGTGTATTTCTGTGCAAGCAGCAGAGACACAGCAGTTCAAAGTAACCTCTCCTTCCTACAAAATCCTCTGTGTGTCCTCATCACTCTGCCTGCGTGGGCAACTGTGCTTGAGTGGTACGGATCCATTTACTATGAAATAtgctcggagtcgagagtggatttcatgctctttattcacctTAGTGGTGATGAGGAGTGGAAGttccccccacaatatctgctttatatacattatttacacagtgggctgcacgtgattggctaattctgggattctcctgtaggccaatcaggttgtggattgggtggctcctgcggaccaatcataaagcttcattgttctaggaccaatcagactgctgcattctgaatcctattgttctaggaccaatcagactgctgcattctggatcctattgttctaggaccaatcagactgctgcattttggatcctattcaactcagtacataacaaccatGTATGGACGAATCTGAGATTCCAGTTCCTCTGCAGGGCTTCTGGCAATGGGAAACTCTCAGGAAGAGCATGTGCTCCAGAATCCTCTAAGGAGTTGGGATTTGGGACATTATAAACATTATAAAACTGTTCAGGGCCAGGCAGGTTTGCTGGCTGACCTGGCAGCCTCAGGCTACaacatttgcattttctattaTTGGAAATAGCATGTCTTTATCACTTTTCCATACGATAAAATGCTCAAATTATCCCGAGATCCTGGGAAGTGAAAAGCTGCCGTGATGACCTCGGGAGGTGGGCGTTCAGCCAGACAAAGCCTGCCAGCAGCTATTTAGGACATGAAACCTCCAGCAATTTTCTACTCTGAGCAGGTAGAGTGATCATTGGCAGAGACACCATGAAGTTCCTCTTGATCCTTACCTGTCTGGGAGTAGCGGGTGGGTCCTTTGATGCTGCTTCATCTTTCTCTCCTTGGAATTCAggacaactaaaaaaaaaagaaagaaagaattttctaTCATAGGCTCCACTGGAGACACCAAACGCCATCCAGAAGTTATATTTGTCAACCTGCTGGGATAACGCAGTTGTGAGCAGTGGTAGGGCTAGCATACGAACACATGGAGCAAGCTGTCTGTAGTGCCTTAAGCCCAGTGCATATTTTCCTAGCAAAAGAGGGGCCGGAACTCTCCATGAACTTCTCCtttgttttcttagaatggcaatgaagTGCAtctgaaaggtgctggaactgagttctggcgatttctggctgaaaaaaaggcccAGCTTTAGACTGTTCTTGGGTTTGCTTgctcatttgcttgcttgcttgcttgcttgcttatttatctatttacttacttacttacttacttacttacttacttacttacttgcacTAAGATACAGGTCttcatatgggacgcgggtggtgctgtgggttaaactacagagcctagggcttgccgatcagaaggtcggcggttcgaatccccgcgatggggtgagctcccgttactcggtccctgctcctgccaacctagcagttcgaaagcacatcaaagtgcaagtagataaataggtaccgctccggcgggaaggtaaacggcgtttccgtacgctgctctggttcgccagaagcggcttagtcatgctggtcacatgacccggaagctgtacaccggctccctcggccagtaaagcgagatgagcgccgcaaccccagagtcgttcgcgactggacctaatggtcaggggtccctttaccttttacctttacaggtcTTCATGGTCAGGGCCAGACcaaccatgaggcaaggtgaggcaattgcctcaggcagcagcatCCACAGAGCAGCAGATCTAGTCTCCAGAGTGTGACCTGCTCCTTGAAGGCCACATCTGCTGCCTCCTCGGCAGCCCCATACCCAACACCACCTCTGCAGAGGCCTTTTGGcgataggaggcactgctggtctcctcccacccttgttccctaTGAAGATTGTTTTGCCCccaccccttgttcctgatgttgatcttcactcaccccttcttccctagcTGGGCGTGCGGTGAagagccattttgtggttcacctcagctgccagaatgtcttgggccagcagcTAGAGCCACCATATCGCCACTGTTTTGCAAAGACCTCCACCTCGCTCAGTTCCCCAGTTTGCTGCATGATTTGGCAAGGCACTGCCTTAGCCAAACCTATCTTCAACAGGGTTATGTTTCGAAGAAAACTGTGGCAATAACTTCAGTACTCGGTACACTGAAGAGCCATACAGTAACGATAAATAGTTTGCCTGTGTCAAAGCTTTGTTGCAGCCTCTGTTCTGCAGATGAAAACAGAGAGCAAGGTGGATTTTAGCATGGCGCAGTTGCTTCAGGAGTGATGGTGCCTCGTAAAAGTTTAGGCAATCCAGGGTCctcaaaatgttgttggactccaactcccatcatccccagccagtatCACCCACAGTCAGGGattatgagagctgtagtccatcaatatggagagagagactttctgctGACCATCAGGCAATGCCTTTTGCACCTGCTTTGCCAAACCCTCCAGCCCCAGGAGACTTTCCCTGACCATGATTTGGGAACAGCGGAAGCAGCTTTGAAGAGAGAAGAggagataatttttaaaaaaattattttatgtgtgtccttgtttctcagttGGATCTTTTTACATGGTTTCGTTTCGTATGCTTTCTGCATTGaatttttatgcattgtgactatGATTATAGTTTCTTAATTCTTGATTGTAATTGATAAGTattaaatgtttaattattatttgctggtatttaattttactgttgactattatattttaatggattgttaaatattgctttatttgatataggtggtttattttaaagctattgtgacttttttgtacagtggtaccttggttctcaaacttaatccattctgggattccgtttgactcctgaacccgtttgaaaaccaaggcacggattccgattggctgcaggagcttcctgcactcaattggaagccacatcggacgtccggcttccaaaaaacgtttgcaaaccggaacactcacttccaggtttgcggcgtttgggagccgatttgtttgggagccaagctgtccgagtaccaaggtaccactgtattggatcagACTGTTACTACATGTGCaatctttgctgtctattttgttgtttcttcagcttgtaaaacgccttgtgtatagtaatcTAGAAAGGCAGCACAcatattaaaagtgaaatgaaatgaaatatttggAGAGCACCACAAAAAACTACCCCTGATTTAAAGCATTCGTGCAATCCAATCTTTGGCCTATCCATAAGAAATGTGGTGCCGTTCTTCGTGTGCAGCGaattggcaaaaaataaataaaaggatctTCTTGATTCAAGACACTTCTATTCAGTAAGATTACACATTTCTGGCGAATATAGCAGGGTGAGCGTCACTTTGCTTAGTTGACAACTGTCCTTGGCTGTCACAGCTGCTGTCCCCTTTGATGACGACGACAAGATTGTGGGAGGCTACACCTGCCAGGAGCACTCCGTCCCCTACCAGGTGTCTCTAAATGCTGGATATCACTTCTGTGGGGGCTCTCTCATCAGCAGTCAGTGGGTTGTATCAGCTGCTCACTGCTTCCAGTCGTGAGTAAAGAACATTCAAATCCTTGCTTAGGCTCTGTTTCCCTCTCCCCGGAACCTTCTTTCAGAGCTAACAAAGTTTGGATGGGACTAGGGCGTCACCAGGGAGACTGGTGCCTTGGCATCTACATGCTGCAGATACtcaggacagatcaaagaaaGCAATTctccacataaaggtaaagggacccctgaccattaggtccagtcgtggccaactctggggttgcggcgctcctctcgctttattggccgagggagccggcatacagcttccgggtcatgtggccagcatgactaagccgcttctggtgaaccagagcagtgcacggaaatgccgtttaccttcccgcctgagcggtacctatttatctacttgcactgtgatgtgctttcgaactgctaggttggcaggagcagggaccgagcaacgggagctcaccccattgcggggattcgaaccactgaccttctgattggcaaatcctaggctctgtggtttaactcacagcgccacccgcatccctaattctCCACATAGCCGCACAGTAACCTTGGGTCAAATGTTTGTGGTGATGGCTTCtgtgagggagggggaatgtgcttGCAGCTTTCAAGTCAGCGCCCCCATcatcatgaaataataatagtaataataatttattatttataccccgcccatccagctgggccTCCCAAACTGTTGgttcccaacagattaaaaacagaataaaacatcaaatattaaaaacttccctaaatgacATAAAAGACTTCCATTGAGTTATGAATGTATACCTTCTCTTATCCAtgcatttgaaaataataataatcaaagaaTTAACCTAAAGCTGAGTTCACACAGTTTGGGCAACCAGCTTTTCCTCATAGGAACTTTTGCGTCTTTCCAAAGCTTTGCTACACATATCCCTTGCCGTTTGCTAAACAGTTGTCTACAATCCTAAGCTTCCTTTTTCAGTCACTGCCTGGCCTTAAATATGACCTGGAATAATAGTGTCtgtggattttatttttctttctttttaaagtttttctttatacttttcaagtttatacatttcattagttttacaaatcaatttaacatttcaaaacttgacttccttccctctctttctgcagttccttaattaaaaatattttcttcatatccaaattcatttcacTTGCTCATTgaattatctactgtaaatatatactcttgttaaactgcaggttattacagtaagCCTgctaatgttcttatctgttcacaatttatctgtaaatattcaataaatcattaccattttttaataaaaagtttgttatcttgatttcttattcttctggtaagtttcactaTTTCTGTATATTCCATGaggttttgtatccattcttcctttactgggacttctgctgcTTTCCATTTTGTCGGTTGTTTTTCTGGCAATTTTCTGTACATGCTCTACATGAATCAACCATATTGCATTCCAGAGCTTCATTTAGATTAAACATTTTGGATTTTGACTGAGAATTCCACACTGTAACATACACTTAATAATAACAACTGTAACGTGTTGCAAATATTTCAGTTTCCGCATCCAGGTGAGGCTTGGGGAATACAACATAAATGTCCTGGAAGGGTCAGAGGAGCTTATTGATGCTGAGAAACAAATTCTCCATCCCAAGTATGACCCGGTTACCACAGACAACGACATTATGCTCATCAAGCTGGCTACCCCTGCCACCCTGAACTCCCGCGTCCGAGCCATTTCCTTGCCTTCGAAATGTGTTGCTGCTGGGACCGAGTGCCTGATCTCAGGATGGGGCAACACCCTCAGTGATGGATGTGAGTTAAAGGATGTTTCATGCATTCAAATCACACAGGGCAACTTTTCTTTCTGCAGGAATTCAAGGCCAAACTAGACATTGCCATGGAGGTGCATCTAGCAGCCTCTCAGCActtttagtagtagtagcagtcataataataatgttgttgttgttgctgtttagtcgtttagtcgtgtccgactcttcatgaccccatggaccagagcacaccaggcactcctgtcttccacggcctcccgcagtttggtcaaactcacgctggtagcttcaagaacactgtccaaccatctcgtcccctgccgtccccttctccttgtgccctccatctttcccaacatcagggtcttttccagggagtcttctcttctcgtgaggtggccaaagtattggagcctcagcttcaggatctgtccttccagtgagcactcagggctgatttccttaagaatggagaggttggatcttcttgcagtccatgggactctcaagagtctcctccagcaccatatttcaaaagcatccattcttcagcaaaaataataataataataataataataataataataataatagaagaagaagaagaagaagaagaagaagaagaagaagaagaagaagaatagtaccAATAATACTAATTTATAGCAGCACATGCAGGGGCTGCTTAACCTTTTCCTCGCTGCCTGTTCCACAGCCCATGTACCATTTCAAATGGAGAAATGGCATGTTTGGATGCTTCTCCGTACAAAACAAACCTGCCCAAATATTGAAATGTGGTACGTTAGGGAGATTAAGCTGAAACTCTTTTCTTATGGGATTGTTATTTAGAGCATTGGTACCCCCACTGCTCAGTCAAAAAAAAGGCTTCTAAGgtggcgtaaaggtaaaggtaaaggacccctgacagttaagtccagtcacgaacaactgtggggttgcagcgctcatcctgctttacaggccaagggagctgacgtttgtccgcagacagtttttctggggcatgtggccagtgtgactaagccgcttctggcgaaaccagagcagcacacggaaacaccatttaccttcccgccagagtggtacctatttatctacttgcacttcgacgtgcttttaaactgctaggttggcaggagcagggactgagcaacgggagctcaccccattgcgaggatttgaaccgccgaccttccagtcagcaaccctaggctctgtggtttagaccacagtgccacccgcatccccaaggTGGCTTATGTACCATCAATTAAAACAAGGTAGTCCCTGCTTGCAAGTTTGCCATTTtaccaacacaacacaaaaggaaaaatgggGCAGAGAGGGATGAGGAAAATAGCAAACTACAAAGTAGGTATGTAGAAGGGGCAAGTTTTTggtggttgttatttttttaaaaaaaagaaaaaccctcaaaCATGTAATTCCTGAACTTTGCAAACTGTAGTGGTATGGCCCCAGGAATGCTATACAATATCACAGGTCATGCTGTGGTTCAGTAGTTTTTGCTTCTCTCTTAATTGCTTGGTTTATAACAacattctttaattcctctttccccctccaacTCCATTTTGGGGCAGTCAACTTGCCAGAGCTTCTTCAGTGCCTGGACGCTCCTGTTCTAAGTGACACCGAGTGCAAGGATGCCCTGGTGGGGCAAATCACCCCAAACATGATATGCGCAGGATACCTGGAAGGCGGCAAAGATTCCTGTGACGTGAGATGCTTTTCtgtgccttttttcttttgcccAGACACAAATGCTGCTGTTGCTACACCTGTGCCTTTAATTAGAAGAACCGTGTGGGtcacatttgcagatgacaccaaactgggggaggggtagccaatgccgcAAGatgacagaatcaggattcaaaatgacctcaaCAGATTGGAGGATGGGAACCAAACTAATAAAATGAATTCCGATAGGGATAAATGCAAGGTTCTAAACTTAGACAGGGAAAACCAGCTGTGCACAAATAGAATGTGAGATTCCATACATTAAAAATAGGACACATTCTAGAATAcaaactgggaaacattggcttGTTCTGGAGTAGAGCCTAGGGGTTCAAACCATCTCCAGTGCTAAGTAGGGAAAATGAAATCCCTTTGAAGACCTTCAGAGGatttggtgggggtgggtgggtgttttttctcctttgttgttgtttagtcgtttagttgtgtccgactcttcgtgatcccatggaccagagcacgccaggcactcctgtcttccactgcctcccgcagtttagtcaaactcatgctggtagcttcgagaacactgtcccaccatctcgtcctctgtcgtccccttctccttgtgccctccatctttcccagcatcagggtcttttccagggagtcttctcttctcatgagggggccaaagtattggagtctcagcttcaggatctgtccttccagtgagcactcagggctgatttccttcagaatggataggtttgatcttcttgcagtccatgggactctcaagagtctcctttaGAATGCCATAATCAGGCTTCAGATGCATAAATTGGTACCCGTCTAAAAACAGATGTTTCTTAACTACCCAAATCTTTTATTTACAGGGGGATTCTGGTGGACCCATGGTATGCAATGGGGAGCTCCAAGGAATTGTGTCTTGGGGCATAGGGTGTGCTCTGAAAGGTTTTCCTGGCGTCTACACCAAGGTCTGTAACTATGTGGACTGGATCCAAGAAACAATTGCGGCCAACTGAAAGATCCATCCTTGTCTTTGGATATTTGCCTTTTCTTCTGTTTAATTCAGCACCGTTGTGCTAAATAAAGTCAGATAATGTGATGCAGCCATCTTTTTCTTTCATGAGTTAGCAGAGTTCCAAAAGTGAACTAATTCCCCCCTCTATACTTTGAAGTGTTTATACTGGGCATCTGTGTTAAACATTCCTGTCACACAGTATTCCTCACTATTATATCCCGTGctttttttttcctaaaaaaaatgtttaagtatactcttattttgactcaagaaaaaacgaccattttatagttcaaattggggaaattaaatacagtaaatggacaaaagtacaaagaacgtgcattactcatattgaaatactgcccctcaatgaggccaaacttttgtcagtaaaacaccacacatccacattccacactgcttcacacattaaacgctcacttccatctgagactcaggaaacactgggaaaggaaaggaagccgccatcggaggtggtaacaacgaaactgaccaatcaccatgctagattccaattcctacttcacacattaaacactcaCTTCcttctgagactcaggaaacaccatgacaagaaatgaggccgccatcaggggtagcaacagaactgacgattcaccgtgctagagaagaaactaatttttaaaactttttttagtttcttctcccgttagattcacaaaatgtttaggggtatgtgtacccctgcgtacccccggaaaaaagcactgattataacACCCATTAAGGAAGTAAGTTCATTTTGGAATGAACGGAGAATTGAACCAAATGGGGTTCAGTTTCAAAATAAATGCATTGGGCAATGAATGGTTGTGTAGATTTCTTGCCCCATTTGTACCCATTTGTTGGCAGTCTAGCTTACCTGGCTTTGGTGGCTGATGCTCTTAGAGGCTGTCATTTTATTTATCCATAATGAATTGTACGACATTCGGGGGGGGGATGGTAGCTAACACAAATAAGTGCCCCCACAACTGTTAACTACTGAAATCAGTTTTGCTATCACTGTCCCCCATGGCGACAGCAACTTTCCTACCCACCCCTAAAGTCAGAAGCAAGAACCAAAGAACAAAAATGCATGTAGATACCAAAACAAATACAAGTCTAATGAATGAATAATGAAGAATTGCCCTCCTGGATAAAACCGAGAATCCTCCTGTTTAAATATATTGCTACAAAAGTAAGGTGCCTCCCCATTTCTATGCTGagcagtggcaagagcccatggggttgctgttgtttagttgtttagtcgtgtccgactcttcgtgaccccatggaccagagcacgccagacactcctatcttccactgcctcccgcagtttggtcaaactcatgctggtagcttcgagaacactgtccaaccatctcgtcctctgttgtccccttctccttgtgccctccatctttccccacatcagggtcttttccagggagtcttctcttctcatgagggggccaaagtattggtgcctcagcttcacaatctgtccttccagtgagcactcagggctgatttccatgtTAGCCCATGGGGTACCAGGCACTAATCCAGGGCCTGTGGTCCTTTGGGGAATTGAAGACATGGCGGAGGCTGTGGTAGCTTTAGAAAATGTGATttattcacatacagtggtacctcgggttacagacgtttcaggttacagactccgctaacccagaaatagtacctcgggttaagaactttacctcagcatgagaacagaaatcgcaccgcAGCAGTGGgagatcccattagctaaagtggtacctcaggttaaga is a genomic window of Podarcis muralis chromosome 17, rPodMur119.hap1.1, whole genome shotgun sequence containing:
- the LOC114588186 gene encoding anionic trypsin-like isoform X2, producing the protein MKFLLILTCLGVAAAVPFDDDDKIVGGYTCQEHSVPYQVSLNAGYHFCGGSLISSQWVVSAAHCFHFRIQVRLGEYNINVLEGSEELIDAEKQILHPKYDPVTTDNDIMLIKLATPATLNSRVRAISLPSKCVAAGTECLISGWGNTLSDGFNLPELLQCLDAPVLSDTECKDALVGQITPNMICAGYLEGGKDSCDGDSGGPMVCNGELQGIVSWGIGCALKGFPGVYTKVCNYVDWIQETIAAN
- the LOC114588186 gene encoding trypsin-like isoform X1 — its product is MKFLLILTCLGVAAAVPFDDDDKIVGGYTCQEHSVPYQVSLNAGYHFCGGSLISSQWVVSAAHCFQSFRIQVRLGEYNINVLEGSEELIDAEKQILHPKYDPVTTDNDIMLIKLATPATLNSRVRAISLPSKCVAAGTECLISGWGNTLSDGFNLPELLQCLDAPVLSDTECKDALVGQITPNMICAGYLEGGKDSCDGDSGGPMVCNGELQGIVSWGIGCALKGFPGVYTKVCNYVDWIQETIAAN